One genomic segment of Pedobacter endophyticus includes these proteins:
- a CDS encoding ribulokinase — MSTANYVIGVDYGTDSVRSVLVNAENGEEISASVFLYPRWKKGLYCKPSINQFRQHPLDYIEGLTHTIKECLAKAGGSEIAHLVKGISIDTTGSSPVAVDASGTPLALTPGFEENPNAMFVLWKDHTAVKEAAEINEHATKFPVNYLKYVGGIYSSEWFWSKLLRILRIDSGIKNSVQSWVEHCDWIPFLLCGGTDVSKMKRSRCAAGHKALWAEEFNGLPPEHFFSSLDPLLAGFRDRLFTDTYTSDVAAGTLCPEWAEQLGLSTEVVVGVGAFDAHMGAVGGQIEPYYLSKVMGTSTCDILVAPNRDLHGKLINGICGQVNGSVIPGMAGLEAGQSAFGDVYAWFKNLISWPLANLLTESDLIDEATAIALRDELEHKIIANLSKQADALDDEDYAELAVDWLNGRRTPDANQELKGAITGLGLGTDAPRFFRALAAATCFGAKAIVDRFKEQGVPVKGIIGIGGVAKKSPYIMQMMADVLEMPIRIHRFEHTCALGAAMFAAVAAGIYPTIEDAMATMGTGFEKEYKPNIKKQKMYRMHYQQYLGLGRYLERYNKKDIKPYLS, encoded by the coding sequence ATGAGCACAGCAAACTATGTAATTGGCGTAGATTACGGAACGGACTCTGTTCGGTCTGTTTTGGTAAATGCCGAAAACGGCGAAGAAATTTCGGCCTCCGTATTTCTTTATCCCCGATGGAAGAAAGGTTTATACTGCAAACCGTCCATTAATCAGTTCAGGCAGCATCCATTAGATTATATCGAGGGCTTAACCCACACCATTAAAGAATGCCTGGCTAAAGCAGGCGGATCTGAAATTGCTCATTTAGTTAAAGGAATCTCTATTGATACCACGGGCTCCAGTCCCGTTGCGGTTGATGCCTCGGGCACTCCCCTGGCGCTAACACCCGGTTTTGAAGAGAACCCAAATGCTATGTTTGTGCTGTGGAAAGATCATACCGCGGTTAAAGAAGCTGCCGAAATTAACGAGCATGCAACCAAATTCCCGGTCAACTATTTAAAATACGTCGGCGGAATATATTCTTCAGAATGGTTTTGGTCGAAATTGTTGCGCATTTTACGGATAGATTCAGGCATTAAAAATAGCGTACAATCGTGGGTTGAACATTGCGATTGGATTCCATTTTTACTTTGTGGCGGTACTGACGTGTCAAAGATGAAAAGGAGCCGATGTGCCGCGGGCCACAAGGCGTTATGGGCAGAGGAATTTAACGGGTTACCGCCAGAACATTTTTTCAGCAGTCTTGATCCGCTGCTGGCAGGGTTTAGAGACCGATTATTTACTGATACCTACACTTCTGATGTTGCCGCAGGTACCTTGTGCCCCGAATGGGCAGAACAGCTTGGCCTAAGTACTGAGGTTGTTGTAGGCGTGGGCGCATTTGATGCACATATGGGCGCTGTTGGCGGCCAAATTGAACCCTATTATTTAAGCAAAGTAATGGGTACAAGTACCTGCGATATTTTAGTGGCACCAAACCGCGATTTACATGGCAAACTGATCAACGGAATTTGCGGGCAGGTAAATGGATCGGTAATTCCGGGCATGGCCGGTTTAGAGGCCGGGCAATCGGCTTTCGGAGATGTTTACGCCTGGTTTAAAAACTTAATCAGCTGGCCATTAGCTAATTTACTGACCGAATCTGATCTAATAGATGAAGCTACGGCAATTGCGCTAAGAGATGAATTAGAACATAAAATTATTGCGAACCTGAGCAAGCAGGCTGACGCACTGGATGATGAGGATTATGCCGAATTGGCCGTCGACTGGTTAAATGGCCGGAGAACGCCAGACGCTAATCAGGAACTTAAAGGGGCAATAACAGGTTTAGGATTGGGCACTGATGCACCGCGTTTTTTCAGGGCACTGGCCGCCGCAACCTGTTTTGGCGCTAAAGCTATTGTAGATCGTTTTAAGGAACAGGGCGTGCCCGTAAAAGGAATAATTGGGATTGGTGGTGTGGCCAAAAAATCGCCTTATATTATGCAAATGATGGCCGATGTTTTGGAAATGCCGATTCGGATTCACCGCTTTGAGCATACCTGCGCTCTTGGTGCTGCCATGTTTGCGGCCGTTGCGGCGGGTATCTACCCCACCATAGAAGATGCAATGGCGACCATGGGAACCGGTTTCGAAAAGGAATATAAGCCAAATATCAAGAAGCAGAAGATGTACAGAATGCATTACCAGCAATACCTTGGTTTGGGGCGATATTTAGAACGTTACAACAAAAAAGACATCAAACCTTATCTGTCATGA
- a CDS encoding dihydrofolate reductase family protein, with product MRKIRIFEHISLDGVIEHDGDYIYGAWTTPYRSPAGAAMLFEAYGGDFDLLLGRKTYDIFSSFWPNAGDFPMANAINAATKYIATHRPDSLGWGPVKDLSDDVIDGIRKLKATEGRDVIVIGSSTLTSVLLNEGLADEVVLITYPVLLGRGKRLLADTIDARELEFVDSKSTATGLLINTYKHLGPLKK from the coding sequence ATGAGGAAGATCAGAATATTTGAACACATTTCGCTTGACGGCGTGATCGAGCACGACGGCGACTACATTTATGGCGCCTGGACAACGCCTTATCGGAGTCCTGCCGGAGCAGCAATGCTTTTTGAGGCTTATGGAGGCGATTTCGACCTGTTGCTCGGCCGTAAAACTTACGATATATTCAGCAGCTTCTGGCCAAATGCCGGAGATTTTCCGATGGCAAATGCCATAAACGCGGCTACAAAATACATTGCAACGCACAGGCCCGATAGCCTTGGGTGGGGCCCGGTAAAAGATTTAAGTGACGATGTTATCGATGGGATTCGTAAGCTAAAGGCCACCGAAGGACGTGATGTGATTGTGATAGGCAGTTCAACCCTTACTTCGGTTCTACTTAATGAAGGGCTCGCCGACGAAGTAGTGCTCATTACCTACCCTGTTTTACTTGGTCGCGGCAAACGCCTGCTTGCTGACACGATAGATGCAAGAGAACTCGAATTTGTCGACTCGAAAAGTACTGCCACAGGCTTGCTGATTAATACTTACAAACACCTGGGGCCACTGAAAAAATAA
- a CDS encoding L-ribulose-5-phosphate 4-epimerase, with protein MSNYEDIKEQAYLANMQLPKLGLVLFTFGNVSAADRNKGVFAIKPSGVPYEELSAEKMVIVDFDGNTIEGDLRPSSDTKTHAVLYKHWEDVGGIVHTHSTYGTAWAQAQRAIPIYGTTHADHLTVDIPCAPPMDDAMIKGNYEYETGFQIMNHFADLGLSHKEVEMILVGNHAPFTWGKTAEKAVYNSAVLEAVAQMALLTQQINPQAPKLKDSLIEKHYERKHGAGAYYGQK; from the coding sequence ATGAGCAATTACGAAGACATAAAAGAACAAGCTTATCTGGCCAATATGCAGTTGCCAAAACTGGGTTTGGTGCTGTTCACCTTCGGAAACGTAAGTGCCGCTGATCGAAATAAAGGGGTTTTTGCGATCAAGCCAAGCGGTGTTCCGTATGAAGAATTATCTGCTGAGAAGATGGTGATTGTCGATTTTGACGGGAATACCATCGAGGGCGATTTACGACCATCGTCGGATACCAAAACGCACGCCGTTTTGTACAAGCACTGGGAAGATGTTGGCGGCATAGTGCACACCCATTCAACTTACGGAACGGCCTGGGCGCAAGCGCAAAGGGCTATACCAATTTACGGAACCACGCACGCCGACCACTTAACGGTCGATATTCCCTGCGCACCGCCGATGGATGACGCCATGATTAAGGGCAACTACGAATATGAAACTGGTTTTCAGATCATGAATCATTTTGCCGATCTGGGTTTGAGCCACAAAGAGGTAGAAATGATTTTGGTAGGTAATCATGCGCCATTTACGTGGGGCAAAACTGCCGAAAAAGCCGTTTATAACAGCGCAGTTTTGGAGGCCGTGGCACAAATGGCCCTGTTAACGCAGCAAATTAATCCCCAGGCGCCTAAATTGAAGGACTCATTGATAGAAAAGCATTATGAGCGAAAGCATGGTGCAGGAGCCTATTACGGGCAGAAGTAG
- a CDS encoding VOC family protein, whose translation MAKSKLIRMDNIGIVVESLDDAISFFTEIGLTLEGRAKIEGEWAGKVTGLGAQSVEIAMMVTPDGHSRLELSKFISPAVISDHRNAPVNALGYLRVMFAVDDLDELIPRLLAHGAEIVGEVVKYENSYRLCYVRGAEGILVGLAEQLNNK comes from the coding sequence ATGGCAAAAAGCAAGTTGATAAGAATGGACAACATCGGCATCGTTGTAGAATCGCTCGACGATGCAATCTCGTTTTTCACCGAGATCGGTTTGACCTTAGAGGGACGAGCGAAGATTGAGGGAGAGTGGGCCGGAAAAGTAACCGGATTGGGTGCACAATCGGTAGAAATTGCCATGATGGTTACCCCGGATGGCCATAGCCGGCTTGAACTTTCAAAATTTATCAGCCCGGCGGTAATCTCCGATCACCGGAATGCGCCGGTAAACGCCCTGGGTTATTTGCGGGTAATGTTTGCTGTTGATGACCTTGATGAACTGATTCCACGACTGCTTGCGCACGGTGCTGAAATAGTTGGCGAAGTGGTGAAATATGAAAACTCGTATCGCCTTTGCTATGTTCGGGGAGCTGAAGGTATTTTGGTCGGCCTGGCAGAACAACTTAATAATAAATAA
- a CDS encoding DUF3140 domain-containing protein, whose amino-acid sequence MENDETQEIYADFKKNVNMSPSKLEKWLDTEQSKSVGWDSGDGESIGHKSGEKIIRILQKKKADLTTSDFKHMQKVNGYIKRHLAQRPDGDVSETNWNYSLKNWGHDYHSKG is encoded by the coding sequence ATGGAAAATGATGAAACACAAGAAATCTACGCAGATTTTAAAAAAAATGTAAATATGAGCCCCTCAAAACTGGAGAAATGGCTGGACACTGAGCAGTCTAAATCTGTTGGATGGGACAGTGGCGACGGGGAGTCGATTGGGCACAAATCAGGAGAAAAGATTATTCGCATCCTGCAAAAAAAGAAAGCAGATTTAACTACTTCCGACTTCAAACACATGCAAAAAGTGAATGGTTATATCAAACGTCATCTGGCACAGCGGCCTGATGGCGACGTTTCTGAAACAAACTGGAATTATTCGCTAAAAAATTGGGGGCACGATTACCATTCGAAGGGATAA
- a CDS encoding DUF305 domain-containing protein, whose product MKANHYRKFALMLALSFVIMYAVMYLNVYQADHIYLSMTRFYMTLLMICPMALVMLIAMRSMYKNKTVNTIIVVCSIAVFGLALAGVRTQTLVGDVQYMKGMIPHHSIAIMTSTRADIKDPEVKKLSQGIIEAQEREIAEMKRILARMDK is encoded by the coding sequence ATGAAAGCGAATCACTACAGAAAATTTGCCTTGATGCTGGCCTTGTCCTTTGTAATTATGTATGCGGTAATGTACCTCAATGTATACCAAGCGGATCACATCTACCTGAGCATGACCCGGTTTTATATGACTTTGTTGATGATCTGCCCCATGGCCCTTGTTATGCTTATTGCGATGCGATCGATGTATAAAAACAAAACAGTTAACACAATAATTGTGGTATGCAGTATCGCTGTGTTTGGGCTGGCGCTGGCGGGTGTTCGCACCCAAACGCTTGTTGGCGATGTGCAATATATGAAAGGAATGATTCCCCATCACTCGATCGCCATTATGACCAGTACCCGTGCAGACATTAAAGATCCCGAAGTAAAAAAACTATCTCAAGGCATTATCGAGGCACAGGAAAGGGAAATTGCTGAAATGAAACGCATCCTTGCACGAATGGACAAGTAA